One window of Stigmatella aurantiaca genomic DNA carries:
- a CDS encoding NAD-dependent epimerase/dehydratase family protein gives MKRAFVTGVTGYIGGSIAEGLLKQGLSVVGIVRRAADGERVAARGIEPVVGGLEDGALLARLAREADVTINTADSDHRGAIEALVGALKGTGKTLVHTSGSSIVADEALGEASGRAFEESTPFTPVPLKRSRVAIDQLVRDSAREGIRSIVVCPTMIYGSGLGVKRDSVQVPVLIQESLRRQAGVHLGAGLNVWSNVHIEDLVELYQLVIDKAEPGSFFFAENGEAALQDIATAISRMQGWEGKTFRWELPDAIQALGEDMAKYALASNSRVRAVEGKKLGWRPRHTSLLQDIESGSYREAFGPASR, from the coding sequence ATGAAGCGCGCATTCGTGACGGGGGTAACGGGATACATCGGCGGTTCCATCGCGGAGGGCCTGCTCAAGCAGGGGCTCTCCGTGGTGGGCATCGTGCGCCGGGCGGCCGACGGCGAGCGGGTCGCTGCCCGGGGCATCGAGCCCGTGGTGGGCGGTCTGGAGGATGGGGCCCTGCTGGCGCGGCTGGCGCGCGAGGCGGACGTCACCATCAACACCGCCGACTCGGACCACCGGGGCGCGATCGAGGCGCTGGTGGGGGCGTTGAAGGGCACGGGCAAGACGCTGGTGCACACGAGCGGCTCCTCCATCGTGGCGGACGAGGCCCTGGGCGAGGCGTCCGGCCGCGCCTTCGAGGAGTCCACCCCCTTCACGCCGGTGCCGCTGAAGCGCTCCCGCGTGGCCATCGACCAGCTCGTGAGGGACTCGGCGCGCGAGGGCATCCGGAGCATCGTGGTCTGCCCCACGATGATTTATGGCAGCGGGCTGGGCGTGAAGCGGGACTCCGTCCAGGTGCCCGTGCTCATCCAGGAGTCCCTGCGCCGGCAGGCCGGGGTGCACCTGGGCGCGGGGCTCAACGTCTGGTCCAACGTCCACATCGAGGACCTGGTGGAGCTTTACCAGCTCGTCATCGACAAGGCGGAGCCGGGCAGCTTCTTCTTCGCGGAGAACGGCGAGGCCGCGCTCCAGGACATCGCCACCGCCATCAGCCGCATGCAGGGCTGGGAGGGAAAAACCTTCCGCTGGGAGCTGCCCGACGCCATCCAGGCCCTGGGCGAGGACATGGCCAAGTACGCGCTCGCCTCCAACAGCCGGGTGCGCGCCGTGGAGGGCAAGAAGCTCGGCTGGCGCCCCCGGCACACCTCGCTGCTCCAGGACATCGAGTCCGGCAGCTACCGCGAGGCGTTTGGTCCCGCCTCGCGCTGA
- a CDS encoding ATP-binding cassette domain-containing protein codes for MSANALFALKGVSKRFGAVQALTKVDFEVKAGEVVALCGDNGAGKSTLIKIISGIIPIDEGDTLFEGRKVSLSGPKVASALGIATVYQDLALCDNLDVVGNLFLGREQRSAGAGKAVGWLDETAMEQQATALLQRLSVSIPSVRTQVAALSGGQRQSIAVARAMMGEPKMVLLDEPTAALGVAQTRQVLDLIRRLREQGLAVVVISHNLMDVFSVADRIIVMRLGKRVATFDVKEAKEVEVVSAITGAKKAEVTETLKMEGA; via the coding sequence ATGTCCGCGAATGCGTTGTTTGCGCTGAAGGGAGTCTCCAAGCGCTTCGGAGCCGTCCAGGCGCTGACCAAGGTGGATTTCGAGGTAAAGGCCGGTGAAGTCGTTGCCCTGTGTGGCGACAACGGCGCCGGCAAGTCGACCTTGATCAAGATCATCTCTGGGATCATCCCCATTGATGAGGGTGACACCCTCTTCGAGGGCAGGAAGGTCTCCCTGTCGGGGCCGAAGGTGGCCTCGGCGCTGGGAATCGCCACCGTGTATCAGGACCTCGCGCTGTGCGATAACCTGGACGTGGTGGGCAACCTGTTCCTCGGGCGTGAGCAGCGCTCCGCGGGGGCTGGAAAGGCCGTGGGCTGGCTGGATGAGACGGCGATGGAGCAGCAGGCCACGGCCCTGCTCCAGCGCCTGTCGGTGAGCATCCCCAGCGTGCGCACCCAGGTGGCGGCGCTGTCCGGTGGCCAGCGCCAGTCCATCGCGGTGGCCCGGGCCATGATGGGCGAGCCGAAGATGGTGCTGCTGGACGAGCCCACCGCGGCGCTCGGCGTGGCCCAGACGCGGCAGGTGTTGGACCTCATCCGCCGCCTGCGCGAGCAGGGGCTGGCGGTGGTGGTCATCAGCCACAACCTGATGGATGTGTTCTCCGTGGCCGACCGCATCATCGTGATGCGGCTGGGCAAGCGGGTGGCCACGTTCGACGTCAAGGAGGCCAAGGAGGTGGAAGTCGTTTCCGCCATCACCGGGGCCAAAAAAGCCGAGGTGACCGAGACTTTGAAGATGGAGGGAGCATGA
- a CDS encoding MarR family winged helix-turn-helix transcriptional regulator, translating into MSGTGGEQKKASTQAEERLGREAWAPLFALVQDQMRRFPVLAAEFELSPVQAHVLSMLGYGPQPMSALADYLSCDASNVTGLVDRLEGRGLMERRNAEHDRRVKMLCLTEAGQELRQRLQERLLEPPEVIAALSPQEKRLLRDILSQALERLADRKAQGQSAAAPDARQG; encoded by the coding sequence ATGAGCGGCACGGGTGGTGAGCAGAAGAAGGCTTCAACCCAGGCCGAGGAGCGGCTGGGGCGTGAGGCATGGGCTCCCCTGTTCGCCCTCGTCCAGGACCAGATGCGCCGGTTCCCGGTGCTGGCGGCCGAGTTCGAGCTGTCGCCCGTGCAGGCGCACGTGCTGAGCATGCTGGGGTACGGGCCGCAGCCCATGAGCGCGCTGGCCGACTACCTGTCGTGCGACGCGTCCAACGTGACGGGGCTGGTGGACCGGTTGGAGGGGCGCGGGCTCATGGAGCGCCGCAACGCCGAGCATGACCGGCGGGTGAAGATGCTGTGTCTGACGGAGGCCGGCCAGGAGCTGCGGCAGCGGCTCCAGGAGCGGCTGCTGGAGCCCCCCGAGGTCATCGCGGCGCTGTCTCCCCAGGAGAAGCGCCTGCTGCGGGACATCCTCTCGCAGGCGCTGGAGCGGCTGGCGGACCGGAAGGCCCAGGGCCAGAGCGCCGCCGCGCCGGACGCGCGCCAGGGCTAA
- a CDS encoding ROK family protein produces the protein MPTLGIDLGGTNARAAVVDGQGKILASAKMALTERSPEAVVESIAQAAAEAVSLAGVPVTGCGVGAAGQIPGNSGVLAVAPNLGWRNVPLGALLSARLGMPVRLVNDLAAAAWGEFNAGAGRGAPDVYVAFVGSGVGSCIIANGQLVRGSGGVAGELGHTKVIPGGRRCGCGELGCLEAYCGGHNLIGLTRELLASGRSPVLNELTAGVAERITPLTLERAAEAGDPAAVEIHSRAGKMLGMAISNMITVLNPARLILGGGVLMNCPGLRRAVVEGIQALTSNTAREGLLIAEAELGDDSGLIGAALLG, from the coding sequence ATGCCGACGCTGGGAATCGATCTGGGAGGAACCAACGCCCGCGCTGCCGTGGTGGATGGGCAAGGGAAGATCCTCGCCTCCGCCAAGATGGCGCTCACCGAGCGCAGCCCCGAGGCGGTGGTGGAGTCCATCGCCCAGGCGGCCGCCGAGGCCGTGTCCCTGGCGGGCGTCCCGGTGACCGGGTGTGGCGTCGGGGCCGCGGGCCAGATTCCGGGCAACTCGGGCGTGCTGGCGGTGGCCCCCAACCTGGGCTGGCGCAACGTGCCGCTGGGCGCGCTGCTGAGCGCGCGGCTCGGGATGCCGGTGCGGCTGGTGAATGACCTGGCCGCGGCGGCCTGGGGCGAGTTCAACGCGGGGGCCGGCCGGGGCGCCCCGGACGTGTACGTCGCGTTCGTGGGCTCCGGGGTGGGCAGCTGCATCATCGCCAACGGCCAGCTCGTGCGCGGCTCGGGCGGCGTGGCGGGCGAGCTGGGGCACACCAAGGTGATTCCGGGCGGCCGGCGCTGTGGCTGCGGCGAGCTGGGGTGCCTGGAGGCCTACTGCGGCGGGCACAACCTCATCGGCCTGACGCGGGAGCTGCTGGCCTCGGGCCGCTCCCCGGTGCTGAACGAGCTGACCGCGGGGGTGGCCGAGCGCATCACCCCGCTGACGCTGGAGCGGGCGGCGGAAGCCGGCGACCCGGCCGCGGTGGAGATTCACTCCCGGGCGGGCAAGATGCTGGGCATGGCCATCTCCAACATGATTACCGTGTTGAACCCGGCCCGCCTCATCCTGGGGGGCGGGGTGCTGATGAACTGCCCCGGCCTGCGCCGCGCCGTGGTGGAGGGCATCCAGGCGCTGACGTCGAACACCGCGCGCGAGGGGCTGCTCATCGCCGAGGCGGAGCTGGGCGACGACAGCGGCCTCATCGGCGCGGCGTTGCTCGGCTGA
- a CDS encoding sugar ABC transporter permease gives MSAPGTQPAVAVDPRLIQDAPGIKGAWQGFLRRLSQGELGSLPVIIGLCAIWLTFYIANDRFLSAVNLTNLMLQITAMGTISAGIVLVLLLGDIDLSVGAVSGLSAAVMALLNVKMGWGPVPALLAGLATGAAIGAFHGTWMTRFRVPPFVVTLAGLLGWQGAQLYVLGNTGTVNLNDPVIIGLAGTFFGPAIAWMVVALIVVVHVATVFVERRRREVAGLPLVPLRSTVVRMVFTHGALIAAVAIFVQDRGLPLAALIFGGVVLLLELLIRCTRFGRHTFAVGGNAEAARRAGIRVDRIRVAIFTLASTMAAAGGILAASRLLAVNQSSGSGDVLLNAIAAAVIGGTSLFGGRGSAWSALLGALVIGSISNGMDLLALSSSVKFMVTGAVLLVAASIDALSRRGRQAAGRA, from the coding sequence ATGAGCGCGCCCGGTACGCAGCCCGCAGTCGCGGTAGATCCCCGGTTGATCCAGGACGCCCCTGGAATCAAGGGCGCCTGGCAGGGATTCCTTCGCCGCCTGTCCCAGGGCGAGCTGGGCAGCCTGCCCGTCATCATTGGCCTGTGCGCCATCTGGCTCACCTTCTACATCGCCAATGACCGGTTCCTGTCGGCGGTGAACCTCACCAACCTCATGCTGCAGATCACCGCCATGGGGACCATCTCCGCCGGCATCGTGCTGGTGCTGCTCCTGGGCGACATCGACCTGTCGGTGGGCGCGGTGAGTGGCCTGTCCGCCGCGGTGATGGCGCTCTTGAACGTGAAGATGGGCTGGGGCCCGGTGCCGGCGCTGCTGGCGGGCCTGGCCACGGGCGCGGCGATTGGCGCCTTCCACGGCACGTGGATGACGCGCTTCCGGGTGCCGCCCTTCGTGGTGACCCTGGCGGGTCTGCTCGGCTGGCAGGGCGCGCAGCTCTACGTGCTGGGCAACACGGGCACGGTGAACCTGAATGATCCGGTCATCATCGGGCTGGCGGGCACGTTCTTCGGCCCGGCCATCGCCTGGATGGTGGTGGCGCTCATCGTCGTGGTGCACGTGGCCACCGTGTTCGTCGAGCGCCGCCGGCGCGAGGTGGCGGGGCTGCCGCTGGTGCCGCTGCGCTCCACCGTCGTCCGCATGGTGTTCACGCACGGCGCGCTGATCGCCGCCGTGGCCATCTTCGTCCAGGACCGCGGCCTGCCGCTGGCGGCCTTGATTTTCGGCGGCGTGGTGCTGCTGCTGGAGCTGCTCATCCGCTGCACGCGCTTTGGCCGTCACACCTTCGCGGTGGGCGGCAACGCCGAGGCGGCACGCCGCGCGGGCATCCGGGTGGACCGCATCCGGGTGGCCATCTTCACGCTGGCCTCCACCATGGCCGCCGCGGGCGGCATCCTCGCCGCCTCGCGCCTGCTGGCGGTGAACCAGTCCTCCGGCAGCGGCGACGTGCTGCTCAACGCCATCGCGGCGGCGGTCATCGGCGGCACCAGCCTCTTCGGCGGCCGGGGCTCCGCCTGGTCCGCCCTCCTGGGCGCCCTGGTCATCGGCTCCATCTCCAACGGAATGGATTTGTTGGCCCTGTCCTCGTCCGTGAAGTTCATGGTAACGGGGGCCGTTCTGCTCGTGGCCGCATCCATCGATGCGCTGTCACGCCGAGGGAGGCAGGCCGCGGGTAGGGCCTGA
- a CDS encoding sugar ABC transporter substrate-binding protein, giving the protein MSRVGATAVLAAMVVLVSACKRENKEAAGGEAAAPAAGKRSGGKIALLLPESKTSRYESHDRPHFERKVKELCPDCEVIYSNADQDASKQQSQTEAALTNGAQVLVLDPVDSASAAAMVARARQSKVPVISYDRLITNSDVDYYISFDNEKVGKLQGQALLDKLKADGKDKGTIVMINGAPTDNNAKLFKAGAHSVLDGSGLVVGAEYDTPDWSPDKAQQQMEQAVTSLGKDKIAGVYAANDGTAGGAIAAMKAAGVNPLPPVTGQDAELAGIQRVIAGEQFMTVYKAIKPEAEVAAELAVALLRGQVPEGKVNAKVNNGQKDVPSILLPPVAVTKENVKSTIVADGFWKAEEICSGSYKDACASAQIQ; this is encoded by the coding sequence ATGTCCCGCGTGGGCGCCACGGCGGTGTTGGCGGCAATGGTGGTTCTGGTATCGGCGTGCAAGCGCGAGAACAAAGAAGCGGCGGGAGGCGAGGCGGCGGCGCCGGCGGCCGGGAAGCGTTCGGGCGGGAAGATCGCCCTGCTGCTGCCCGAGTCGAAGACCTCGCGGTACGAGTCCCACGACCGGCCGCACTTCGAGCGCAAGGTGAAGGAGCTGTGCCCGGACTGTGAGGTCATCTACAGCAACGCGGACCAGGATGCCTCCAAGCAGCAGAGCCAGACCGAGGCGGCGCTGACCAATGGCGCCCAGGTGCTGGTGCTGGACCCGGTGGACTCCGCGTCCGCGGCGGCCATGGTGGCGCGCGCCCGCCAGTCCAAGGTGCCCGTCATCAGCTACGACCGGCTCATCACCAACTCGGACGTGGACTACTACATCTCGTTCGACAACGAGAAGGTGGGCAAGCTCCAGGGCCAGGCGCTGCTCGACAAGCTCAAGGCGGACGGCAAGGACAAGGGCACCATCGTCATGATCAATGGCGCGCCCACGGACAACAACGCCAAGCTCTTCAAGGCCGGCGCGCACAGCGTGCTGGATGGCAGCGGGCTGGTGGTGGGTGCCGAGTACGACACCCCGGACTGGAGCCCGGACAAGGCCCAGCAGCAGATGGAGCAGGCCGTCACCTCGCTCGGCAAGGACAAGATCGCCGGCGTGTACGCGGCCAATGACGGCACCGCCGGTGGCGCCATCGCGGCGATGAAGGCCGCGGGCGTGAACCCCCTGCCCCCCGTCACGGGCCAGGACGCGGAGCTGGCCGGCATCCAGCGCGTGATTGCCGGCGAGCAGTTCATGACCGTGTACAAGGCCATCAAGCCGGAGGCCGAGGTGGCCGCCGAGCTGGCCGTGGCGCTGCTGCGCGGCCAGGTGCCGGAAGGCAAGGTCAACGCGAAGGTGAACAACGGCCAGAAGGACGTCCCGTCCATCCTGCTGCCGCCCGTCGCGGTGACCAAGGAGAACGTGAAGTCCACCATCGTGGCAGACGGCTTCTGGAAGGCCGAGGAGATCTGCTCGGGCTCGTACAAGGACGCGTGCGCGTCCGCGCAGATCCAGTAG
- a CDS encoding Gfo/Idh/MocA family protein, translated as MTAKRIRVGIIGTGFARSTQVPAFQACAGVEVVSIASSRAERAESVARGLGIPHSAGDWREVVDNPQVDLVSIVTPPHLHHAMALAALQSGKAVLCEKPTALDAAEAEIMWLAAEQRGTLALLDHELRFLPSRQRMRELVLGGELGTLYHARVYYRSDHRAGPEQPWDWWSDMARGGGLLGAIGSHAVDSLRFVLGREPVEVMGMMSTHVTTRMDGHTHESRLVTSDDEIQALMGFGGELTAAVSLSAVEPGAPLHGMEVYGSKGGLRVEGEQLWHSAVGSRRWEPVALPAPEALPEGMPDNEWARGFLRYARALTETLGQGARVLPGASTFEDGWRNMRVLDAVRRSHSERRWVSISNR; from the coding sequence ATGACGGCAAAGCGCATTCGGGTCGGCATCATCGGCACGGGCTTTGCTCGCTCCACCCAGGTGCCCGCCTTCCAGGCGTGCGCCGGGGTGGAGGTGGTGTCCATCGCCAGTTCCCGGGCCGAGCGTGCCGAGTCGGTGGCGCGCGGCCTGGGCATCCCCCACAGCGCGGGGGATTGGCGCGAGGTGGTGGACAACCCCCAGGTGGACCTGGTCAGCATCGTGACGCCGCCGCACCTGCACCACGCCATGGCCTTGGCGGCGCTGCAGTCGGGCAAGGCGGTGCTGTGCGAGAAGCCCACCGCGCTGGATGCCGCGGAGGCGGAAATCATGTGGCTGGCGGCCGAGCAGCGCGGGACGCTGGCGCTGCTGGACCACGAGCTGCGCTTCCTGCCGTCGCGCCAGCGCATGCGGGAGCTCGTCCTGGGCGGGGAGCTGGGCACGCTGTACCACGCGCGGGTGTACTACCGGAGCGACCACCGGGCGGGCCCCGAGCAGCCCTGGGACTGGTGGTCGGACATGGCGCGGGGCGGCGGGTTGCTGGGCGCCATCGGCTCGCACGCGGTGGACTCGCTGCGCTTCGTGCTGGGGCGCGAGCCCGTGGAGGTGATGGGGATGATGTCCACCCATGTCACCACCCGGATGGATGGCCACACGCACGAGTCGCGGCTCGTCACCTCCGATGATGAGATCCAGGCCCTGATGGGCTTTGGCGGGGAGCTGACCGCGGCGGTGAGCCTCTCGGCGGTGGAGCCCGGCGCGCCCCTGCACGGCATGGAGGTGTATGGCTCCAAGGGCGGGCTGCGCGTGGAGGGCGAGCAGCTGTGGCACTCCGCGGTGGGCAGCCGGCGCTGGGAGCCGGTGGCGTTGCCCGCGCCGGAGGCGCTGCCCGAGGGCATGCCGGACAACGAGTGGGCGCGGGGGTTCCTGCGCTACGCGCGCGCGCTCACGGAGACGCTGGGCCAGGGGGCCCGGGTGCTGCCCGGCGCGTCCACCTTCGAGGATGGGTGGCGCAACATGCGCGTGCTGGATGCCGTGCGGCGCTCGCACTCGGAGCGCCGCTGGGTGTCCATCTCCAACCGGTGA
- a CDS encoding LysR family transcriptional regulator, with the protein MDLWPSLQAFLQSVRASSFSAAAREAGTTPSAFSKQVAKLEAHLGVRLVVRGAKGLELTPEGQELFQRVDRAFEDVADACTYASRATVPRGLVRVSAPMDLGRDWLVPRVARFSRAYPQVEVEVSLSDRFVDLLAERFDTALRVGASDDGRLMRRALGRMRRSFCASPAYLRAHGTPRRHADLADHVNLAYLRGSQRDPWEFPSGRTLPPRGPFACDNNAGIRQGALDGLGVAWLPELTIAEDVRRGALKVLFGGQPEEGLPVSLVFPQGRLLAPRVRAFLDFFAQEARTSLNPAPTPSARR; encoded by the coding sequence ATGGACCTGTGGCCCTCGCTCCAAGCCTTTCTCCAGAGCGTGCGCGCCAGCAGCTTCAGCGCCGCGGCCCGGGAGGCCGGCACCACCCCTTCGGCCTTCAGCAAGCAGGTGGCGAAGCTGGAGGCGCACCTGGGCGTCCGCCTCGTCGTGCGCGGCGCCAAGGGGCTGGAGCTCACCCCCGAGGGCCAGGAGCTCTTCCAGCGGGTGGACCGCGCCTTCGAGGACGTCGCGGACGCGTGTACCTACGCCAGCCGCGCCACGGTGCCCCGGGGGCTCGTGCGGGTGAGCGCCCCCATGGACCTGGGACGCGACTGGCTGGTGCCCCGGGTGGCCCGCTTCTCCCGGGCCTACCCCCAGGTGGAGGTGGAGGTCAGCTTGAGCGACCGCTTCGTGGACCTGCTGGCCGAGCGCTTCGATACGGCGCTCCGGGTGGGCGCCTCCGACGATGGCCGGCTCATGCGCCGCGCCCTGGGCCGGATGCGCCGCAGCTTCTGCGCCTCCCCTGCGTACCTGCGCGCCCATGGCACGCCCCGCAGGCACGCGGACCTGGCGGACCACGTGAACCTCGCTTACCTGCGCGGCAGCCAGCGCGACCCCTGGGAGTTTCCCTCCGGGAGGACGCTTCCACCACGGGGCCCCTTCGCGTGTGACAACAACGCGGGCATCCGCCAGGGGGCCCTCGACGGGCTGGGCGTGGCGTGGCTGCCCGAACTCACCATCGCCGAGGACGTCCGCCGGGGCGCCCTGAAGGTGCTCTTCGGCGGCCAGCCCGAGGAGGGACTGCCCGTCTCCCTCGTGTTTCCCCAGGGCCGGTTGCTGGCCCCCCGGGTGCGCGCCTTCCTGGACTTCTTCGCCCAGGAGGCTCGCACCTCACTGAACCCCGCGCCTACTCCGTCCGCGAGGCGCTGA
- a CDS encoding TAXI family TRAP transporter solute-binding subunit produces the protein MKTDNLRQQLRRTLRRDLWITLVPTLLIIGIAFTITLYFVKPAPPKTLVLAVAQDEGGFRYFARRYQQFLAQHGVTLELRPTKGSVTSLGLLADPNSGVDVAFVQSGAVNEVKDARIVSLGSLSYVPLWVFYRGEPLEDVRGLKGRRIAVGDAESGTRALALTLLKANGAEQAPTELLPLGRDEAVEQLKQGGVDAVFLVSPAEAPAIQKLTAAPGVRLLSFARAEAYARKYTYLSKLVLPRGVFDLAADLPERDVVLVAPTANLVARDTLHPALAYLLLRAASDVHGSAGLLDRTGEFPAPLETGFPLSSEAERYYEAGVPLLQRYLPFWAANLVDRLWVMLVPILAVVIPLGRAVPAIFLWRVRSRIFRWYARLKEIEIQLDEKPGRDKLEDMLRRLEEAERAVNQIPVPLAYAENLYFFREHIDVVRRRLARGLAEAPPEPQSPDAPPGAPVPSVPGAH, from the coding sequence ATGAAGACGGACAACCTCAGGCAGCAACTGCGGCGCACGCTGCGGCGGGACTTGTGGATCACCCTGGTGCCCACGCTGCTCATCATCGGCATCGCGTTCACCATCACGCTCTACTTCGTGAAGCCCGCGCCCCCGAAGACGCTGGTGCTCGCCGTGGCGCAGGACGAGGGCGGCTTCCGGTACTTCGCGCGGCGCTACCAGCAGTTCCTCGCCCAGCACGGCGTCACCCTGGAGCTGCGCCCCACCAAGGGCTCCGTCACCAGCCTGGGGCTGCTCGCCGACCCCAACTCCGGGGTGGACGTCGCCTTCGTACAGAGCGGCGCCGTGAACGAGGTGAAGGACGCGCGCATCGTCTCGCTGGGCAGCCTGTCCTATGTCCCCCTGTGGGTCTTCTACCGGGGAGAGCCGCTGGAGGACGTGCGCGGCCTCAAGGGCCGGCGCATCGCCGTGGGGGATGCCGAGAGCGGCACGCGGGCGCTCGCCCTCACCCTGCTCAAGGCCAACGGCGCGGAGCAGGCCCCCACGGAACTCCTCCCGCTGGGCCGCGACGAGGCCGTGGAGCAGCTCAAGCAGGGCGGCGTGGACGCGGTGTTCCTCGTCTCGCCGGCGGAGGCCCCGGCGATTCAGAAGCTCACCGCGGCCCCCGGCGTGCGGCTCCTGAGCTTCGCGCGCGCGGAGGCGTACGCCCGCAAGTACACCTATCTGTCGAAGCTCGTGCTGCCCCGGGGCGTGTTCGATTTGGCGGCGGACCTGCCGGAGCGGGACGTGGTGCTGGTGGCCCCCACGGCGAACCTCGTGGCGCGCGACACGCTGCACCCGGCGCTGGCCTACCTGCTGCTGCGCGCCGCGAGCGACGTTCACGGCAGCGCGGGGCTGCTCGACCGCACCGGCGAGTTTCCCGCCCCGCTCGAGACGGGCTTTCCCCTGAGCAGCGAGGCGGAGCGCTACTACGAGGCCGGGGTGCCGCTGCTCCAGCGCTACCTGCCCTTCTGGGCCGCGAACCTGGTGGACCGGCTCTGGGTGATGCTCGTGCCCATCCTGGCCGTCGTCATCCCCCTGGGCCGCGCCGTGCCGGCCATCTTCCTGTGGCGCGTCCGCTCGCGCATCTTCCGCTGGTACGCCCGGCTGAAGGAGATTGAGATCCAGCTCGACGAGAAGCCCGGCCGGGACAAGCTGGAGGACATGCTGCGGCGGCTGGAGGAGGCCGAGCGCGCGGTGAACCAGATTCCCGTGCCCCTGGCGTACGCCGAGAACCTCTACTTCTTCCGCGAGCACATCGACGTCGTGCGGCGGCGGCTCGCCCGGGGGCTCGCGGAGGCGCCCCCCGAGCCCCAGTCCCCGGACGCCCCGCCCGGGGCCCCCGTCCCCAGCGTGCCCGGGGCCCACTGA
- a CDS encoding DUF547 domain-containing protein — translation MAAPVPHRLRWRLLLAVLWLVPPGLAALAVLHLYGLLPARVPPVEAPFSYAGYARALRHVKSDGDVDFAALGQQRAELDAFVRSLATFSPRSHPERFAQPEEVLAYWLNAHTALLLQAMVDGYPSLERHFFWSRAWPVGGQRLTLWALEHRILQREFADPRIHLALFRGTRGGPALEGVPFEPSFLDAQLNDAVRRFMGDKRHVRLEGTTVHLAQVFETHQEDFLAALPEGRRSHVLQFVWAFLPDTCTERYGCDTRSDLDRVCGPALDRCQVAYVPEDAGLPDAAVPTPR, via the coding sequence GTGGCCGCCCCCGTCCCCCACCGCCTCCGCTGGCGGCTGCTCCTCGCCGTGCTGTGGCTCGTGCCGCCCGGGCTCGCGGCCCTCGCGGTGCTGCACCTCTACGGACTGCTGCCCGCGCGTGTGCCCCCCGTGGAGGCCCCCTTCAGCTACGCCGGTTACGCGCGTGCCTTGCGGCACGTGAAGTCCGATGGGGACGTGGACTTCGCCGCCCTGGGCCAGCAGCGCGCGGAGCTGGATGCCTTCGTGCGCTCGCTTGCCACCTTCTCCCCCCGCTCCCACCCCGAGCGCTTCGCCCAGCCCGAGGAGGTGCTGGCCTACTGGCTCAACGCCCACACGGCGCTCCTGCTCCAGGCGATGGTGGATGGCTACCCGTCCCTGGAGAGGCACTTCTTCTGGAGCCGCGCCTGGCCGGTGGGTGGCCAGCGGCTGACGCTGTGGGCGCTGGAGCACCGCATCCTCCAGCGGGAGTTCGCTGACCCACGCATCCACCTGGCCCTCTTCCGGGGCACGCGGGGCGGCCCGGCGCTGGAGGGCGTGCCCTTCGAGCCCAGCTTCCTGGATGCGCAGCTCAATGACGCTGTCCGCCGCTTCATGGGCGACAAGCGCCACGTGCGCCTGGAGGGCACCACCGTCCACCTGGCCCAGGTCTTCGAGACCCACCAGGAGGACTTTCTCGCCGCCCTGCCCGAGGGCCGCCGCAGCCACGTGCTCCAGTTCGTCTGGGCCTTCCTGCCGGACACCTGCACCGAGCGCTACGGCTGCGACACCCGGAGCGACCTGGACCGGGTGTGCGGGCCCGCCCTGGACCGCTGCCAGGTGGCCTACGTTCCCGAGGACGCGGGGCTGCCGGACGCCGCCGTGCCCACGCCCCGGTAG